A region from the Vicia villosa cultivar HV-30 ecotype Madison, WI linkage group LG3, Vvil1.0, whole genome shotgun sequence genome encodes:
- the LOC131658103 gene encoding uncharacterized protein LOC131658103 — MRFSKRVGNQYWQLVSLTNDHTCRRTAKNRQAKTEWLAKKLIPILRHTPEMRPKGLIAESFEKWGVKLSSAQAYMAKTRALELIQGAESEQYSKLRNYAEELRRSNPNTTVMIKCGVSDKRPVFERIYVCLEACKAAFSYTCRPLIGLDACFLKGEFGGQLMTAVGQDGNNQIYPIAYAVGLVPAIADLGPNVEHRLCVKHLYGNWKKKYPGGHMKELLWQAARATVVPDWERAMQKIKDINEDAWKDMMEIRPSMWTRSTYRTGSHCDLQVNNMCEAFNMAILEYRDKPIITKTSFMATYSYIVLPSNGPRLWPTAEGEPINPPVMRRAPGRPKKKRNKANDEPISSNVLPRNLTTVKCKSCGNFGHNSRTCKGKTAADRQLPKGSNKTKKQKKTLNKGGNKTKKQKNASTTEAPTLLTQGSQAPQTQETSS, encoded by the exons ATGAGATTTAGTAAAAGAGTTGGCAATCAATACTGGCAGTTAGTGAGCCTGACTAATGATCACACGTGTCGTAGGACTGCCAAGAATAGACAAGCTAAAACCGAGTGGCTAGCTAAGAAGTTGATACCAATCCTTAGACATACACCTGAGATGAGGCCAAAAGGATTGATTGCAGAGTCATTTGAGAAGTGGGGTGTGAAGCTCTCCTCTGCTCAAGCATATATGGCCAAAACAAGGGCATTAGAACTAATTCAAGGTGCTGAGTCAGAGCAATACTCTAAGTTGAGGAATTATGCTGAGGAACTGAGGAGATCTAATCCTAATACTACAGTGATGATTAAGTGTGGTGTATCTGATAAAAGACCTGTTTTCGAGAGAATATATGTGTGTCTTGAGGCGTGCAAAGCTGCATTTTCTTATACATGCAGACCTTTAATTGGTCTGGATGCATGTTTCTTGAAGGGTGAGTTTGGTGGTCAACTAATGACAGCAGTAGGACAAGATGGAAATAATCAGATTTACCCGATTGCTTATGCTGTG GGGTTGGTACCAGCTATTGCTGACTTGGGACCAAACGTAGAACATAGGCTGTGTGTTAAACATTTGTACGGAAATTGGAAAAAGAAGTATCCAGGCGGACACATGAAAGAACTACTTTGGCAGGCAGCTAGGGCAACAGTTGTGCCGGATTGGGAAAGGGCCATGCAAAAGATAAAGGATATAAATGAGGATGCATGGAAAGACATGATGGAAATAAGACCTTCGATGTGGACAAGGTCTACATACCGCACGGGAAGTCATTGTGATTTGCAGGTGAATAACATGTGTGAGGCGTTCAACATGGCTATATTAGAGTATAGAGACAAGCCGATTATTAC AAAAACAAGTTTCATGGCAACATATTCTTACATTGTTCTACCATCCAATGGTCCAAGACTTTGGCCAACAGCTGAAGGGGAACCAATTAATCCACCAGTCATGAGAAGAGCCCCCGGTAGACCcaagaagaaaagaaacaaagcTAATGATGAACCTATTTCAAGCAACGTGTTGCCGAGGAATTTGACAACAGTTAAATGTAAAAGCTGTGGGAATTTTGGGCACAATTCAAGAACGTGCAAAGGAAAGACTGCGGCGGATCGACAATTGCCGAAAGGAAGTAACAAgacaaagaaacaaaagaaaacattaaaCAAAGGAGGAAACAAGACCAAGAAACAAAAGAACGCATCAACCACCGAAGCACCTACCCTTTTGACGCAAGGATCTCAGGCGCCACAAACACAAGAAACAAGTAGTTAG